A stretch of the Erpetoichthys calabaricus chromosome 3, fErpCal1.3, whole genome shotgun sequence genome encodes the following:
- the nme6 gene encoding nucleoside diphosphate kinase 6, which translates to MVFLAVRRAKALQITLAIIKPDAVAHPLISEAIHQKILDQQFIVVRSKELIWRRDDSERFYAEHKGRFFYQRLVEFMSSGPMRAYILARENAVSHWRELMGPTKTYRARYLSPESIRGKYGLTDTRNTTHGSDSLDSAEREIAFFFPEFNKKCWYEMDEPLIRAGYYSYSKEQQIHMPCMTSS; encoded by the exons ATGGTTTTTCTGGCTGTCAGGAGAGCAAAGGCCTTGCAAATTACCCTGGCTATTATTAAACCTGATGCAGTGGCACACCCTTTGATCTCTGAA GCTATCCATCAAAAAATCCTTGACCAGCAGTTTATTGTAGTGAGGTCTAAAGAATTAATATGGAGGAGAGACGATTCGGAACGCTTCTATGCAGAACATAAAG GACGATTCTTCTACCAGAGACTTGTTGAATTCATGTCAAg TGGACCAATGAGAGCATACATCTTGGCACGAGAAAATGCAGTTAGTCACTGGAGGGAACTGATGGGACCTACTAAAACGTATAGAGCCCGATATTTATCCCCAGAGTCCATACGTGGAAAGTATGGTTTGACAGACACTAGAAACACAACCCATGGTTCAG actcgCTAGATTCCGCAGAAAGAGAGATTGCCTTCTTCTTCCCAGAGTTTAACAAGAAGTGTTGGTATGAAATGGACGAACCTCTCATCAGAGCAGGATATTACAGCTACAGTAAAGAACAACAAATACACATGCCATGCATGACAAGTTCTTGA